A single window of Patescibacteria group bacterium DNA harbors:
- a CDS encoding DUF6390 family protein, whose translation MDGVLRCSRYAFGPNRLHYCGPDANQEILAYINEGATDPGLAALMRGFATMFPYLATIAAANGVRDPFDDRVVEAYWIGNELLENVGKQRLHRHLAENLQMKKKLDARSFELVEDKIAKGAMPHHSFHVLDIWKRTGHLPIAHTLESMEECRISWGKVLEVDGPNIMIETEPLLLISGKLALGEPAKRQVRRSLEARSDIEQIQPGELVSVHWGVPCEVISEAQAAQLRKYTLQHIALANKTI comes from the coding sequence ATGGACGGAGTGCTCCGCTGCAGCCGCTACGCTTTCGGACCGAATCGCCTGCATTATTGCGGACCTGACGCCAATCAGGAGATTTTGGCGTACATCAACGAAGGTGCGACCGATCCCGGACTTGCGGCGCTGATGCGCGGTTTCGCCACGATGTTCCCCTATCTCGCGACTATCGCCGCCGCGAACGGTGTCCGCGACCCCTTCGACGACCGCGTGGTCGAGGCTTACTGGATCGGCAACGAACTTCTGGAGAATGTCGGCAAACAACGGTTGCACCGCCACCTGGCCGAGAACCTGCAGATGAAAAAGAAACTTGATGCGCGTTCGTTCGAACTGGTCGAGGACAAGATCGCCAAGGGTGCCATGCCGCATCACTCCTTCCACGTACTCGACATCTGGAAGCGGACCGGGCATTTACCGATCGCCCACACGCTCGAGAGCATGGAAGAATGCCGCATCAGCTGGGGCAAAGTGCTGGAAGTTGACGGTCCGAATATCATGATCGAGACCGAACCACTGCTCTTGATCAGCGGTAAACTGGCGCTCGGCGAGCCGGCGAAACGCCAGGTCCGGCGCAGCCTCGAGGCGCGCTCGGACATCGAACAGATCCAGCCTGGCGAACTCGTGAGCGTCCACTGGGGCGTGCCCTGCGAGGTGATTTCCGAAGCGCAGGCGGCCCAATTGAGGAAATACACTCTACAACACATTGCCCTCGCCAATAAGACGATCTGA
- a CDS encoding YbhB/YbcL family Raf kinase inhibitor-like protein, translated as MTERKQRILVAAAILLVGLAGVAILAAVSGTAAKKTINPIIGSGHMKITSPQFEQDGAIPARYTCDGENINPPLRVSGVPEEARTLALIVDDPDAAAGAWTHWTVWNIPAADIVEIGEKSVPGGAVEGLTDFGRAGYGGPCPPSGEHRYFFQAYALDAELELTAAAGVKELEAAMRDHILDKAGLIGVYRRQP; from the coding sequence ATGACCGAGCGCAAGCAAAGGATCCTGGTCGCCGCGGCGATCCTGCTCGTCGGTCTGGCCGGCGTCGCGATCCTGGCGGCGGTCAGCGGGACGGCGGCGAAAAAGACCATTAATCCTATCATCGGCAGCGGTCATATGAAGATCACCAGTCCGCAATTCGAGCAGGATGGCGCCATCCCGGCGCGGTACACCTGCGACGGGGAGAACATCAATCCGCCGTTGCGCGTGAGCGGCGTGCCGGAGGAAGCCCGGACGCTGGCGCTCATCGTTGACGATCCGGATGCCGCGGCCGGCGCCTGGACCCATTGGACGGTCTGGAATATTCCCGCCGCCGATATCGTCGAGATCGGCGAGAAGTCCGTGCCGGGAGGAGCGGTCGAAGGCCTGACTGATTTTGGCCGCGCGGGTTACGGCGGTCCCTGCCCGCCGAGCGGGGAGCATCGTTATTTTTTCCAGGCGTACGCGCTGGACGCGGAATTGGAGCTGACCGCCGCAGCCGGCGTGAAAGAGCTGGAAGCGGCCATGCGGGATCATATTTTGGACAAAGCCGGTCTCATCGGGGTTTACCGGCGGCAGCCATGA
- a CDS encoding phosphoribosyltransferase family protein, which yields MVFADRHEAGVKLAAALGKYAGQPDVAVVALPRGGVVPGRVVADALDAPLDIVVPRKIGAPSDEEYAIGAVTEAGQVVWNEAERAGYDPAKLAAIIKKETAEAARRLGKFRAGLPPLDLRGKMVIIVDDGVATGFTMLAAIATVRSRQPRRIVVAVPVGPPDSLARIGSVADEVIALERPDSFQAIGSFYEEFDQVDDGAVMRLLHPQSD from the coding sequence ATGGTTTTCGCTGACCGGCATGAGGCCGGAGTCAAATTAGCCGCCGCTCTCGGTAAGTACGCCGGCCAGCCGGACGTGGCGGTGGTCGCTTTGCCGCGCGGCGGCGTCGTGCCTGGGAGGGTCGTCGCCGACGCCCTGGACGCGCCGCTCGACATCGTCGTGCCGCGCAAGATCGGCGCGCCGTCCGACGAAGAGTACGCGATCGGAGCCGTCACTGAAGCTGGTCAGGTGGTCTGGAACGAAGCGGAGCGGGCCGGGTACGATCCAGCCAAGCTTGCAGCGATCATCAAGAAAGAGACGGCCGAGGCCGCCCGGCGACTCGGCAAGTTCCGCGCCGGCCTGCCGCCGCTCGATCTTCGCGGCAAGATGGTCATCATCGTTGATGACGGCGTCGCCACCGGTTTCACCATGCTGGCCGCGATCGCCACGGTCAGGTCCCGGCAGCCGCGCCGGATCGTCGTGGCCGTACCGGTGGGTCCGCCAGATTCCTTGGCCCGGATCGGGTCGGTTGCCGATGAAGTCATCGCTCTTGAGCGGCCGGATTCGTTCCAGGCCATCGGTTCGTTTTATGAAGAATTCGACCAGGTCGATGACGGCGCTGTCATGCGCTTGTTGCATCCCCAGTCGGATTAG
- a CDS encoding L,D-transpeptidase, whose translation MIKRSSVVCWCSFVFAACGSQNASGGDLVLETSLVCDRTASASSSDYQDESLLATVAFADLDVAAAAPASDASFEAASAKSAVCPPEAEQCLDQCCDNGPRSEPTSTDYVITREDRDAAKAAGQNVLEYLYGSAAVNVSRFNRLDPRFAHAGHKLRVPQLAEGEVYTPLPQRYEPAKGQVKFILVDLKRQFVGLYECGQLRDSFPISSGRLSRGPHGENYRTPTGTTKVRAKKIDAKSSKYPEPNGGAPMPYAVNFRGSAYWMHGGDLVGSPASHGCVRLLLEDAKKIFAWAEIGIPVSVVSSFD comes from the coding sequence ATGATCAAGCGCTCAAGCGTTGTCTGCTGGTGCAGTTTCGTCTTCGCCGCTTGCGGCTCTCAGAACGCGTCCGGCGGGGATCTGGTCCTGGAGACCAGCCTCGTTTGCGATCGCACCGCGAGCGCGTCGTCTTCGGACTATCAGGACGAGTCGCTGCTCGCGACCGTCGCGTTCGCCGACTTGGATGTCGCCGCGGCCGCTCCGGCCAGCGACGCTTCCTTCGAAGCCGCGTCCGCCAAATCGGCGGTCTGTCCGCCGGAGGCCGAGCAGTGTCTCGACCAGTGCTGCGACAATGGTCCGAGGTCTGAGCCGACATCGACCGATTACGTCATCACGCGCGAGGATCGCGACGCGGCCAAAGCCGCCGGCCAGAACGTGCTCGAGTATCTTTACGGCTCCGCGGCCGTGAACGTATCGCGCTTCAACCGGCTCGACCCGCGCTTCGCTCACGCCGGACACAAGCTCCGCGTGCCGCAGCTGGCCGAGGGCGAGGTCTACACGCCGCTGCCGCAACGCTACGAACCAGCGAAGGGCCAGGTCAAGTTCATCCTGGTCGACCTCAAGCGCCAGTTCGTCGGACTTTATGAGTGCGGCCAGCTCAGAGATTCGTTCCCGATCAGTTCGGGACGTCTCAGCCGCGGTCCGCATGGCGAGAACTACCGGACGCCGACCGGCACCACCAAGGTCCGCGCCAAGAAGATCGACGCCAAGTCATCGAAATATCCGGAACCGAACGGTGGCGCGCCGATGCCTTACGCGGTCAATTTCCGCGGTTCGGCCTACTGGATGCATGGCGGCGATCTCGTCGGTTCGCCGGCTTCGCACGGTTGCGTGCGCCTGCTTCTCGAGGACGCCAAAAAGATCTTCGCCTGGGCGGAGATCGGCATCCCCGTGAGCGTCGTGAGTTCTTTCGACTGA
- a CDS encoding thioredoxin domain-containing protein, whose amino-acid sequence MIHEEQQSARALTLSPKMSFILGIVGGILVFCTIGFFILLSIVLKGNIVPAENKQPAPAAANVNDQAAAPAEQPGEQVGEVAPVTSDDHVLGDVNAPVTLITYTDLQCPYCEKFHTTMQQVMADYKGKVRWVYRHFPLSFHPFAMPAANAAECAAEQGKFFEFADKIFADQANIGTALFDKIAVELKLNKSKFDSCVKTSKYQARIDNDRTTGGAAGISGTPGTIILTADGGKQLIPGALPYESVAGMIDSVLK is encoded by the coding sequence ATGATCCACGAAGAACAGCAGTCGGCCCGCGCTTTGACGCTCTCGCCGAAGATGAGTTTCATCCTGGGCATCGTCGGCGGAATCTTGGTCTTCTGCACCATCGGTTTTTTCATCCTGTTGTCCATCGTCCTGAAGGGCAATATCGTCCCGGCGGAGAATAAACAGCCGGCTCCGGCTGCCGCCAACGTCAACGATCAGGCCGCGGCTCCGGCCGAACAGCCGGGAGAACAGGTCGGCGAGGTCGCTCCGGTCACGAGCGATGATCATGTTCTCGGCGACGTCAACGCTCCGGTCACGCTCATCACTTACACCGATCTCCAGTGCCCTTACTGCGAGAAATTCCACACGACCATGCAGCAGGTCATGGCTGATTACAAGGGCAAGGTCCGCTGGGTCTATCGGCATTTCCCGCTGTCGTTCCACCCCTTCGCCATGCCGGCCGCGAACGCCGCGGAATGCGCCGCGGAGCAGGGTAAGTTCTTCGAGTTCGCCGACAAGATCTTTGCCGACCAGGCGAACATCGGCACCGCTCTCTTCGACAAGATCGCGGTCGAGCTCAAGCTGAACAAGTCCAAGTTCGACAGCTGCGTCAAAACCAGCAAGTATCAGGCTCGCATCGACAATGATCGCACGACCGGCGGCGCGGCTGGCATCAGCGGTACTCCCGGAACGATCATCCTGACCGCCGACGGCGGCAAGCAGCTCATCCCGGGCGCCCTGCCTTACGAGAGCGTGGCTGGCATGATCGACAGTGTGCTGAAATAG
- the typA gene encoding translational GTPase TypA, producing the protein MDHKEIRNIAIIAHVDHGKTTLVDALLRQSHALKKDVGGELIMDSNDLERERGITIFSKNAAVEYQGVKINIIDTPGHADFGGEVERIMRMVDGAILLVDAKEGPMPQTKFVLRNAIKAGHKIIVVINKIDKPEARVEWVLNKTFDLFVELGASDEQTNFPVLYASGVKGLAGLESDLDKMTDIRPVFDTILEVIKPARAEMDKPPQMLTVNLTYDNFKGKIAIGRLYSGTLRKGMEVMHIARDGKMKKVKLTGVMSFEGLQRVDRDEVYAGDVVAVAGIPDVSIGETICDVEHPEALPIIAIEEPTVKMTFGINTSPFSGQEGQFTTSRQIKERLERELETDVALRRFETESMDRWTLAGRGELHLAILIEKMRREGFELEVSKPQVIFKEEGGRKLEPVEQVTIEVPEEHVGVVIEKMGQRRGEMTDMRVENKTAYLEFTIPTRGLIGYRSQLLTDTKGLGIMNSLFLGYEDYKGDFDANAHGSLVAFEDGVTVTYGLVAAQERGQLFVGPGVQVYAGMVVGQNAKSDDIEVNVCKEKKLSNMRSKGDGGSAKVDVPRTMGLEDALEFISDDELVEVTPKNVRIRKTVLDHLARKRSERDASKE; encoded by the coding sequence ATGGATCACAAGGAAATTCGCAACATCGCCATCATCGCCCACGTCGACCATGGCAAGACCACGCTCGTCGACGCGTTATTGAGGCAATCGCACGCCCTGAAGAAGGACGTCGGCGGTGAATTGATCATGGATTCCAATGATCTGGAACGCGAGCGCGGCATCACGATCTTCTCCAAGAACGCCGCGGTCGAATATCAGGGCGTCAAGATCAACATCATCGACACTCCCGGCCACGCTGATTTCGGCGGCGAGGTCGAGCGCATCATGCGCATGGTCGACGGCGCCATCCTGCTCGTGGACGCCAAGGAAGGCCCGATGCCGCAGACCAAGTTCGTCCTCCGGAACGCCATCAAAGCCGGCCATAAGATCATCGTGGTCATCAACAAGATCGACAAGCCGGAGGCCCGCGTCGAATGGGTGCTGAACAAGACCTTCGACCTGTTCGTCGAACTCGGCGCTTCGGACGAACAGACCAATTTTCCCGTGCTGTACGCTTCGGGCGTCAAGGGTCTGGCCGGTCTGGAATCGGATCTCGACAAGATGACTGACATCCGGCCGGTGTTCGACACCATTCTCGAGGTCATCAAACCGGCCCGGGCGGAGATGGACAAGCCGCCGCAGATGCTCACGGTCAATCTGACTTACGACAATTTCAAGGGCAAGATCGCCATCGGCCGCCTGTATTCCGGCACGCTGCGCAAAGGTATGGAGGTCATGCATATCGCGCGCGACGGTAAGATGAAGAAGGTCAAACTGACCGGCGTCATGTCTTTCGAGGGGTTGCAGCGCGTGGATCGCGACGAGGTTTACGCCGGCGACGTCGTCGCCGTGGCCGGCATTCCGGACGTGTCCATCGGCGAGACCATCTGCGATGTCGAGCACCCCGAGGCGCTGCCCATCATCGCCATCGAAGAACCGACGGTCAAGATGACCTTCGGCATCAACACGTCGCCGTTCTCCGGCCAGGAAGGCCAATTCACCACCTCGCGGCAGATCAAGGAGCGGCTGGAGCGCGAACTCGAGACCGATGTGGCCCTGCGCCGCTTCGAGACCGAATCCATGGATCGCTGGACTCTGGCCGGCCGCGGCGAGCTGCACCTCGCCATCCTCATCGAGAAGATGCGCCGCGAAGGTTTCGAACTGGAGGTCTCCAAGCCCCAGGTCATCTTCAAGGAAGAGGGCGGCCGCAAACTTGAGCCTGTGGAACAGGTGACGATCGAGGTGCCGGAGGAGCACGTCGGCGTGGTCATCGAGAAGATGGGCCAGCGCCGCGGCGAGATGACGGATATGCGCGTGGAGAACAAGACGGCCTATCTGGAATTCACCATTCCGACCCGCGGCCTCATCGGCTATCGTTCCCAGCTGCTCACCGACACCAAGGGGTTGGGCATCATGAATTCGCTGTTCCTCGGCTACGAGGATTACAAGGGTGATTTTGACGCCAACGCTCACGGTTCGCTCGTCGCTTTCGAGGACGGCGTGACGGTCACTTATGGCCTGGTCGCCGCTCAGGAGCGCGGCCAGCTGTTCGTCGGTCCGGGCGTGCAGGTGTATGCCGGCATGGTCGTCGGCCAGAACGCCAAATCGGATGATATCGAAGTGAACGTCTGCAAAGAGAAGAAGCTTTCCAATATGCGTTCCAAGGGTGACGGCGGCAGCGCCAAAGTGGACGTGCCGCGCACCATGGGTCTCGAGGATGCGCTCGAGTTCATCAGCGACGACGAGCTGGTGGAAGTGACGCCGAAGAACGTCCGCATCCGCAAGACGGTCCTGGATCATCTGGCGCGCAAGCGTTCCGAGCGCGACGCCAGCAAAGAATAA
- a CDS encoding acylphosphatase, whose product MARHYDIKVRGRVQGIYFRLAAKELAQRLLLAGHVKNESDGSVSVAVEGEAAALETFAAWCQRGPEQATVKEAVVTEGEVVGLTQFRIL is encoded by the coding sequence ATGGCCAGACATTATGACATCAAGGTCCGCGGCCGGGTCCAGGGCATCTATTTTCGTCTGGCCGCGAAAGAGCTGGCGCAGCGGCTGCTGCTCGCTGGCCACGTCAAGAACGAATCCGACGGCAGTGTGAGCGTCGCGGTCGAAGGGGAAGCGGCCGCGCTCGAGACTTTCGCAGCCTGGTGCCAGCGCGGGCCGGAGCAGGCGACGGTCAAGGAAGCGGTCGTGACGGAGGGCGAAGTCGTCGGCCTGACGCAGTTCCGCATCTTGTGA
- a CDS encoding rhodanese-like domain-containing protein → MTNQESKKITCEHLQKLRTGELEHIVLDVRDEADFETGHITDSIHVPARELETNLPNLLTNKERKVVVVVGPTQEAEIERLHEQLAGLGYSNVEFLAGGIDRWCEIAPLEIEPELVELTPEESGFVGDELNEIDPEGKDNEPLM, encoded by the coding sequence ATGACCAACCAAGAATCCAAAAAGATCACTTGCGAACATCTCCAGAAGCTGCGCACCGGCGAGTTGGAGCATATCGTGCTGGACGTGCGCGATGAGGCTGATTTCGAGACTGGGCACATCACGGATTCGATCCATGTCCCGGCGCGTGAGCTTGAGACCAATCTGCCGAACCTGCTTACGAACAAGGAGCGCAAGGTGGTCGTGGTGGTCGGTCCGACGCAGGAAGCCGAGATCGAGCGCTTGCATGAGCAGTTGGCCGGTCTGGGTTACAGCAACGTCGAGTTCCTGGCCGGCGGTATCGACCGCTGGTGCGAGATCGCGCCGCTCGAGATTGAGCCGGAACTGGTCGAGCTGACGCCTGAGGAATCCGGGTTCGTCGGCGATGAACTGAATGAGATCGATCCCGAGGGCAAGGACAACGAGCCGCTGATGTGA
- a CDS encoding adenosylcobalamin-dependent ribonucleoside-diphosphate reductase, protein MSPEDIIPLISDNARLVLESRYLLRDSKGKLIETPAQLFRRVARVIAVEERHYGATAAEARNWENLFYAMMAHGEFLPNTPTLMNAGASLGQLSACYVIPIKDSVDSIFDALKAAAEVHKSGGGTGFDFSEIRPRGDLVRSTGGIASGPVSFLHIFDAVTDVIRQGGKRRGANMGVLRVDHPDILEFIEAKLHDECLRNFNVSVSVTDAFMRAVAAGRNYKLYNPHTGKVAAERPAREIFDKIVAAAWRTGDPGILFIDAINRLNPTRHIGPIASTNPCGEVPLHPWESCNLGSINLSKLVAGEPLSGKFDWLRLKGLVHDAVRFLDDIIDANRFPLEQCAAAARDNRRIGLGIMGFAEALIHLGIPYDSDEALKFADRLMGFIEREGHAASAELARQRGSFPNFRGSLWQKRGAKRMRNATITTIAPTGTISVLAGCSSGIEPLFAVSFVRHVLEGQHLVETTPLFREVAKKRGLWNTELELRVAANGSVQDVEGLSAAEKRIFRTAHEINVAHHVRMQAAFQRHTDNAVSKTINLPETASPAEVRNAYLEAWKLKCKGITVYRDGSKTNQVLTTGAAAGGKKDLVGAGSEYAGGCPAGVCAYMPT, encoded by the coding sequence ATGTCCCCAGAAGACATCATTCCGTTGATCAGCGACAATGCCCGGCTCGTGCTTGAGTCGCGATATTTGCTGCGGGACTCGAAAGGCAAACTGATCGAGACTCCAGCCCAGCTCTTCCGCCGCGTAGCGCGGGTGATCGCGGTCGAGGAACGGCATTATGGCGCGACGGCGGCCGAGGCCCGCAACTGGGAGAATCTGTTCTACGCCATGATGGCGCACGGCGAGTTCTTGCCGAACACGCCTACGCTCATGAACGCCGGCGCCTCGCTCGGCCAGCTTTCGGCTTGCTACGTCATTCCGATCAAGGACTCGGTCGACAGTATTTTTGACGCGCTCAAAGCCGCGGCCGAGGTCCATAAGTCTGGCGGCGGCACCGGCTTCGATTTCTCCGAGATCAGGCCGCGCGGCGATCTCGTGCGTTCGACCGGCGGCATCGCTTCCGGCCCGGTCAGCTTCCTGCATATCTTCGACGCCGTGACCGACGTCATCCGCCAGGGCGGCAAGCGCCGCGGCGCCAACATGGGCGTGCTGCGCGTGGACCATCCGGACATCCTGGAATTCATCGAGGCTAAGTTGCATGACGAATGCCTGCGCAACTTCAACGTTTCAGTCTCGGTCACGGACGCTTTCATGCGCGCCGTCGCCGCCGGCCGGAACTACAAATTATACAATCCCCACACCGGCAAGGTCGCGGCTGAACGCCCGGCGCGCGAGATCTTCGACAAGATCGTGGCCGCGGCCTGGCGCACGGGCGACCCGGGTATCCTCTTCATCGACGCGATCAACCGTCTGAACCCGACGCGCCACATCGGTCCGATCGCTTCCACCAATCCCTGCGGCGAAGTGCCGCTCCATCCCTGGGAGTCCTGCAATCTCGGCTCGATCAACCTGTCGAAACTGGTCGCAGGCGAACCGCTCAGCGGCAAATTCGACTGGCTCCGGCTCAAAGGGCTGGTCCACGACGCCGTCCGTTTCCTTGATGACATCATCGACGCGAATCGTTTCCCGCTGGAGCAGTGCGCCGCCGCCGCCCGAGACAATCGCCGCATCGGTCTGGGCATCATGGGTTTCGCCGAGGCCCTGATCCATCTCGGCATTCCGTATGATTCCGATGAGGCGTTGAAGTTCGCTGACCGCTTGATGGGCTTCATCGAGCGCGAGGGCCACGCCGCTTCCGCCGAGCTCGCCCGGCAGCGCGGCAGCTTCCCGAATTTCCGCGGTTCGCTCTGGCAGAAGCGGGGAGCGAAACGGATGCGCAACGCCACGATCACGACGATTGCGCCGACGGGGACGATCTCGGTCCTGGCCGGCTGTTCATCCGGCATCGAGCCGTTGTTCGCCGTTTCTTTCGTCCGGCACGTCCTTGAGGGTCAGCATCTCGTCGAGACCACGCCGCTGTTCCGCGAGGTCGCCAAAAAACGCGGCCTCTGGAACACCGAGCTTGAACTCCGCGTCGCGGCCAATGGCTCGGTCCAGGACGTGGAGGGTCTGTCCGCCGCGGAGAAGCGGATCTTCCGGACCGCGCACGAGATCAATGTGGCGCATCATGTCCGGATGCAGGCGGCTTTCCAGCGCCACACCGACAACGCCGTCTCGAAGACCATCAATCTGCCGGAGACCGCCTCGCCAGCCGAGGTCCGCAACGCCTATCTCGAGGCCTGGAAATTGAAGTGCAAAGGCATCACCGTCTATCGCGACGGCAGCAAGACGAATCAGGTGCTCACGACCGGCGCGGCGGCGGGCGGCAAGAAGGACCTCGTCGGCGCTGGCAGCGAATACGCCGGCGGCTGTCCGGCCGGCGTGTGCGCGTATATGCCGACGTGA
- a CDS encoding glycoside hydrolase family 1 protein — protein sequence MSDAAVTAENRLQGLDYLSELPQVRPHNHETRLFPDGFLWGSATSAHQVEGGNVLNDWYGWEKIPGHIVDRTVSGKACDHYHRYEQDFDLAAELGQNAHRLSVEWSRLEPQEGQWDVDEFVHYRRVLESLKRRGMKVMLTAWHFTLPQWFAARGGWQARDAVRLFSRFVEKLAAEYGDLVDVWVTINEPMVYLSNSYTIGVWPPGQRSGWSTFRVFQKLVQAHRAAYKTLHRRLDRPGRRALVGISQNVITFEPYRKGSLVDAVFVWFADRVFNRQFFIWTKGRHDFIGINYYFHYRVKYVPWKVSQFFYEVHTENRSVSDLGWEINQQGIFEAIMNMARYKLPIYITEHGVANADDSKRPRLLVAGIMEIYHAIRAGVDVRGYFHWSLLDNFEWEKGYSGRFGLVAIDYANGQRTPRRSAYIYQDICRANGMPHQLLKFTGHGIRW from the coding sequence ATGTCAGACGCTGCTGTTACAGCCGAAAATCGCCTCCAAGGGCTGGATTATCTCTCAGAATTGCCCCAGGTCCGGCCGCACAACCACGAAACGCGGTTGTTTCCGGATGGTTTTTTGTGGGGCAGCGCGACCTCGGCGCATCAGGTCGAGGGCGGCAATGTGCTGAACGATTGGTACGGATGGGAGAAGATCCCCGGGCATATCGTGGACAGGACGGTTTCCGGCAAGGCTTGCGACCACTACCATCGCTACGAACAGGATTTCGATCTGGCCGCGGAGCTCGGTCAGAACGCGCACCGCTTGTCGGTGGAATGGTCGCGGCTGGAGCCGCAGGAAGGGCAGTGGGACGTCGACGAATTCGTCCATTACCGGCGAGTGCTCGAATCGCTGAAACGCCGCGGCATGAAAGTGATGCTCACGGCCTGGCATTTCACGCTGCCGCAATGGTTCGCGGCGCGGGGCGGCTGGCAGGCGCGCGATGCCGTCCGGCTCTTCTCCAGGTTCGTCGAGAAACTGGCCGCGGAGTACGGCGATCTGGTCGACGTCTGGGTCACGATCAACGAGCCGATGGTCTACCTGTCAAATTCCTACACCATCGGCGTCTGGCCGCCGGGCCAACGTTCCGGCTGGTCGACCTTCCGGGTCTTCCAAAAATTGGTCCAGGCGCACCGTGCGGCCTACAAGACCCTGCATCGCCGCCTCGACCGCCCCGGCCGCCGGGCGCTCGTCGGCATCTCGCAGAACGTGATCACGTTCGAGCCGTACCGCAAAGGCTCGTTGGTCGACGCAGTGTTCGTCTGGTTCGCGGACCGGGTGTTCAACCGGCAGTTCTTCATCTGGACCAAGGGGCGCCATGATTTCATTGGCATCAATTATTATTTCCATTACCGGGTCAAATACGTTCCCTGGAAGGTCTCGCAGTTCTTCTACGAGGTGCACACAGAGAACCGCAGCGTGAGCGATCTGGGCTGGGAGATCAATCAGCAGGGCATCTTCGAGGCGATCATGAACATGGCACGCTACAAGCTGCCGATCTACATCACCGAGCACGGCGTGGCCAACGCTGACGACAGCAAGCGGCCGCGGCTCCTGGTCGCCGGCATCATGGAGATCTACCACGCGATTCGCGCCGGCGTGGATGTGCGCGGTTATTTCCACTGGTCGCTCTTGGATAATTTCGAATGGGAAAAAGGCTACTCCGGCCGTTTCGGCCTCGTGGCCATCGATTACGCTAATGGCCAACGGACGCCACGCCGCAGCGCTTACATCTATCAGGACATCTGCCGGGCGAACGGTATGCCGCATCAGCTGCTCAAGTTCACGGGGCACGGGATCAGGTGGTGA
- a CDS encoding MBL fold metallo-hydrolase: protein MKLTLYGAAQEVTGSCTLIDTGRTRVLIDCGLFQGASVAHERNLDEFKFDPKSLDAVILTHAHIDHIGRFPRLVKAGFSGRTFATHPTKALTKLMWVDAAKVMKDDARRHKKEPIYLLDDIWPAYELVHGMPYDTEIAIAGDFKFRFREAGHIFGSAFLEIEAAGVRLTASGDLGNDNVPILRPTVDAAPSDIVLLESTYGDRLHDAPGERVKRLKAAIKDTVKRQGTLLVPAFSLERTQEILYELNGLVENHEVPRIPVFLDSPLAIKVLPIYHQFSEYYNRAAKELAKRDNFFDFPGLKVTRKPDESAAISSVAPPKIIIAGSGMMHGGRIMHHLVEYLNNDRNTLVIVGFQSAGTLGRQVMEGANHVVIDHEEIMVRAKVDIIGSYSAHADQAKLIRWATGGSAQPKRILLNHGELSAMEALADMLKERQGIDVAIPSPDQEIEI, encoded by the coding sequence ATGAAACTGACGCTCTACGGCGCGGCGCAGGAGGTGACCGGTTCCTGCACGCTCATCGATACCGGCCGGACGCGGGTGCTCATCGACTGCGGCCTGTTTCAAGGCGCGTCGGTGGCGCATGAACGCAATCTCGACGAGTTCAAATTCGACCCCAAAAGCCTGGATGCCGTCATCCTGACCCACGCCCACATCGATCATATCGGCCGTTTTCCCAGACTGGTCAAAGCGGGTTTTTCTGGCCGCACTTTTGCCACGCATCCGACCAAGGCGCTGACCAAGCTCATGTGGGTCGACGCGGCCAAGGTCATGAAAGATGACGCCCGACGCCACAAGAAAGAACCGATCTATCTTCTGGATGACATCTGGCCGGCCTACGAGCTGGTCCATGGCATGCCCTATGACACCGAGATCGCCATCGCCGGTGATTTCAAGTTCCGTTTCCGCGAGGCTGGGCACATCTTCGGCTCGGCCTTCCTCGAGATCGAAGCGGCCGGCGTCCGGCTGACGGCCTCGGGCGATCTGGGCAATGATAACGTGCCGATCCTGCGGCCGACCGTCGACGCGGCGCCGTCCGATATCGTGCTGCTCGAATCCACCTATGGCGATCGGCTGCATGACGCGCCGGGCGAGCGGGTGAAGCGGCTCAAGGCGGCCATTAAGGACACCGTCAAGCGCCAGGGCACGCTGCTTGTGCCGGCTTTTTCGCTCGAACGCACGCAGGAGATCCTCTATGAGTTGAACGGCCTGGTCGAGAATCATGAAGTGCCGCGGATCCCGGTCTTCCTCGACAGTCCGCTAGCGATCAAGGTCCTGCCGATCTACCACCAGTTCTCGGAATATTACAACCGCGCGGCCAAGGAGCTCGCCAAGCGCGACAATTTCTTCGATTTCCCCGGACTCAAGGTCACCCGCAAGCCGGACGAGTCCGCCGCCATCTCTTCCGTGGCTCCGCCCAAGATCATCATCGCCGGCAGCGGCATGATGCATGGCGGGCGCATCATGCATCATCTCGTCGAGTACCTGAACAACGACCGCAACACGCTCGTGATCGTCGGCTTCCAGTCGGCTGGCACGCTCGGCCGCCAGGTCATGGAGGGCGCGAATCACGTGGTCATCGACCATGAGGAGATCATGGTCCGGGCGAAGGTCGACATCATCGGTTCGTATTCGGCGCACGCCGATCAGGCCAAGCTGATCCGCTGGGCGACCGGCGGCAGCGCGCAGCCGAAGAGGATCCTGTTGAACCATGGCGAACTTTCCGCCATGGAGGCGCTGGCGGATATGCTCAAGGAGCGGCAGGGGATCGATGTCGCCATCCCGTCGCCGGACCAGGAGATTGAGATCTAA